From a region of the Deltaproteobacteria bacterium HGW-Deltaproteobacteria-18 genome:
- a CDS encoding porphobilinogen synthase — protein sequence MNTFHRGRRLRSKSVLRDMVRESRLGREDLIQPYFVVESDPDFRKPISSMPGQFQLGLNQLLSEVGPAVDAGLKSLILFGIPVEKDPAGTQAYAENGIVQEAIRRIKSRWPELIVVADTCLCEYTSHGHCGLVSPEGVVQNDPTLALLARTAVAQAEAGADIIAPSDMMDGRVAAIREALDEKGFLNTPIMSYAVKYSSAFYGPFRDAAESAPKFGDRKTYQMDPANWREGLREAAADVEEGADILMVKPGLPYLDIIRLVRDNFDLPVAAYQVSGEYSQIKAAAMNGWIDETAVALESLIAFKRAGADLILSYFTQDLLKAGHI from the coding sequence ATGAACACCTTTCACCGCGGCCGCAGGCTGCGTTCCAAAAGCGTCCTGCGGGACATGGTGCGGGAGAGCAGGCTGGGTCGGGAAGACCTGATCCAGCCGTATTTCGTGGTCGAATCGGACCCGGATTTCAGGAAGCCCATCAGCTCCATGCCCGGTCAGTTCCAGCTGGGTCTGAACCAGCTCCTGAGCGAAGTGGGCCCGGCCGTGGATGCCGGTCTCAAAAGCCTCATCCTCTTCGGCATCCCCGTCGAAAAGGATCCGGCCGGCACCCAGGCCTACGCTGAAAACGGCATCGTGCAGGAAGCCATCCGCCGCATCAAGAGCCGCTGGCCGGAGCTGATCGTGGTCGCGGACACCTGCCTGTGCGAGTACACCTCCCACGGGCACTGCGGCCTGGTCTCGCCCGAAGGCGTGGTCCAGAACGACCCGACTCTGGCGCTGCTGGCCCGCACGGCCGTGGCCCAGGCCGAGGCCGGCGCGGACATCATCGCGCCCTCGGACATGATGGACGGCCGGGTGGCGGCCATTCGGGAAGCCCTCGATGAAAAGGGGTTCCTGAACACGCCCATCATGTCCTACGCGGTCAAGTATTCCTCGGCCTTTTACGGTCCCTTCCGCGACGCGGCCGAGAGCGCGCCAAAGTTCGGGGACCGCAAGACCTACCAGATGGACCCCGCCAACTGGCGTGAGGGCCTGCGCGAAGCCGCCGCCGACGTGGAAGAGGGTGCGGACATCCTCATGGTCAAGCCGGGCCTGCCCTATCTGGACATCATCCGCCTGGTCCGCGACAACTTCGACCTGCCCGTGGCCGCCTACCAGGTCAGCGGGGAATACAGCCAGATCAAGGCGGCGGCCATGAACGGCTGGATCGACGAAACCGCCGTGGCGCTCGAAAGCCTCATTGCGTTCAAGCGGGCCGGCGCGGACCTCATTCTCTCCTACTTCACCCAAGACCTGCTCAAGGCGGGACACATATAA
- the ahbC gene encoding 12,18-didecarboxysiroheme deacetylase has translation MIGISKLYCGTVEPSDALRYGRDSAQLPSHLLQFAKDKKPVVVWNMTQRCNLKCVHCYAHAVEPSNHKDPISTDQAKAMIDDLAKFGAPVILFSGGEPLVREDLVDLAKYATSTGMRAVISTNGTLITKAKARELKEVGLSYVGISLDGAEAVHDKFRGVTGSYKQALKGVENCQAEGLKVGLRFTINKRNAAEIPHLFDLVESLEVPRICFYHLVYSGRGSELIKEDLDHAETRAVVDLIMDRTRALHDKGKPKEVLTVDNHADGPYVYYRLLKEDPARAAEVMELLKMNEGNSSGRGIGCISWDGSVHADQFMRHHTFGNVLERPFSEIWVDEKIELLHKLKDKRPHVKGRCATCRFLNICGGNFRARAEAYFDDFWAHDPACYLTDEEISGEKV, from the coding sequence ATGATCGGTATTTCGAAATTATACTGCGGCACGGTGGAACCTTCCGATGCACTTCGCTACGGACGCGACTCCGCCCAACTTCCCTCTCACCTGCTGCAGTTCGCCAAGGACAAAAAGCCCGTTGTGGTCTGGAACATGACCCAGCGCTGCAATCTCAAATGCGTGCACTGCTATGCCCACGCCGTGGAGCCGAGCAATCACAAGGATCCCATCTCCACGGATCAGGCCAAGGCCATGATCGACGACCTGGCCAAGTTCGGCGCCCCGGTCATTCTCTTCTCCGGCGGCGAGCCCCTGGTGCGTGAAGATCTGGTGGACCTGGCCAAATACGCCACCTCCACGGGCATGCGTGCGGTCATCTCCACCAACGGAACGCTCATCACCAAAGCCAAGGCTCGCGAACTCAAGGAAGTCGGCCTGTCCTACGTCGGCATTTCCCTGGATGGCGCCGAGGCCGTGCACGACAAATTCCGCGGCGTGACCGGTTCCTACAAGCAGGCGCTCAAAGGCGTGGAAAACTGTCAGGCCGAAGGCCTCAAGGTGGGCCTGCGCTTCACCATCAACAAGCGCAACGCGGCCGAGATTCCGCACCTCTTTGATCTGGTCGAATCCCTGGAAGTGCCGCGCATCTGTTTTTACCACCTGGTCTATTCGGGCCGCGGCTCCGAGCTGATCAAGGAAGACCTGGATCACGCCGAGACCCGCGCCGTGGTCGACCTGATCATGGACCGCACCCGGGCCCTGCACGACAAGGGCAAGCCCAAGGAAGTGCTGACCGTGGACAACCACGCCGACGGCCCCTACGTCTATTATCGCCTGCTGAAGGAAGATCCGGCGCGCGCCGCCGAGGTCATGGAACTTCTGAAAATGAACGAAGGCAACTCCTCGGGACGCGGCATCGGCTGCATCTCCTGGGACGGCTCCGTGCACGCGGATCAGTTCATGCGCCACCACACCTTCGGCAACGTGCTGGAGCGCCCTTTCTCCGAGATCTGGGTCGACGAGAAGATCGAGCTCCTGCACAAGCTCAAGGACAAAAGGCCGCACGTGAAGGGTCGCTGCGCCACCTGCCGCTTCCTGAACATCTGCGGCGGCAACTTCCGGGCCCGGGCCGAAGCCTATTTCGACGACTTCTGGGCACATGACCCGGCCTGCTACCTGACCGACGAGGAAATCAGCGGCGAGAAGGTCTAG
- the asnB gene encoding asparagine synthase (glutamine-hydrolyzing) — protein MCGIAGFFNPDGISLQGGVLASMAQALAHRGPDHQGLFQDGCCALAYRRLSVIDLAGGNQPVVHEPSGAVLVFNGEIYNYQPLRAELASLGHVFRTHSDSEVLLAAYLQWGEKCLRRLVGMFAFAVWNPRARTLFLARDRMGKKPLFYTRRPDGTLIFASEIKAILHFPGVPRDMNPLAMDRLLDYGFNLAPDTFLQGISQLPPAHTLIADGNGQRSAPYWDIPMDRPVANISEEEAAEGLRHHLVEAVRDRLVADVPVASYLSGGIDSSSVTGLYAHLSNAPVHTLSIAFEDAGYDERHFARMVSSSFGTSHHEFLCSIAEEEIEKLVWHLESPLVTLLNLPLYLLSKQIREMGFKVVLSGDGADEILGGYDYFKLLKLMNFIGRNESVGRANLLRRVFPGITSPQQAWMQYVALKGYPVAHPALPYRFQAFQFKGQLMSDAFVNRLLPIIGERDEELPTVPGNRPLMDQALYLESKMRLPNLTLPLADTMSMANSVELRSPFMDHRLVEYVFSLPNHLKMRGLNEKYLLKKSFRTFLPPAISQRRKQPLAPPSKWFVRMFRGMIGDVLSAATVRDKGYFRPEFTDHMLREFDSDSPMDYSGVIIVALFVHLFDDLFVSAKTSRGC, from the coding sequence ATGTGCGGCATAGCCGGTTTTTTCAACCCGGACGGGATATCTTTGCAGGGCGGCGTTCTTGCGTCCATGGCCCAGGCCTTGGCCCATCGCGGGCCGGACCACCAGGGCCTGTTCCAGGACGGCTGCTGCGCCCTGGCCTACCGACGGCTCTCCGTCATAGATCTGGCGGGGGGCAACCAGCCAGTGGTCCACGAACCGTCCGGAGCGGTCCTGGTCTTCAACGGCGAAATCTACAATTACCAACCGTTGCGGGCCGAACTTGCCAGCCTTGGACATGTTTTCCGCACACATTCGGACTCGGAAGTTCTGCTTGCGGCCTACCTGCAGTGGGGCGAAAAATGCCTGCGCCGCCTGGTCGGCATGTTCGCCTTCGCGGTCTGGAACCCTCGGGCGCGAACCCTCTTCCTGGCCCGAGACCGCATGGGCAAGAAGCCCCTCTTCTACACGCGCAGGCCCGATGGAACGCTCATCTTCGCCTCGGAGATCAAGGCCATCCTTCACTTTCCCGGCGTGCCCCGCGACATGAACCCCCTGGCCATGGACCGGCTCCTGGACTACGGATTCAACCTGGCCCCGGATACGTTTTTGCAAGGAATCAGCCAGCTTCCGCCCGCCCATACACTGATTGCAGACGGCAACGGTCAGCGAAGCGCCCCTTACTGGGACATCCCCATGGACCGTCCCGTGGCGAACATCTCCGAAGAGGAGGCCGCCGAGGGCTTGCGCCACCACCTGGTCGAAGCCGTGCGCGACCGGCTCGTAGCCGACGTGCCCGTAGCCTCGTATTTGAGCGGAGGCATCGACTCCAGCAGCGTGACCGGTCTTTATGCGCACCTCTCGAACGCCCCGGTGCACACCCTCTCCATCGCCTTCGAAGACGCAGGCTACGACGAACGCCATTTTGCGCGCATGGTTTCAAGTTCATTCGGAACCAGCCACCACGAATTCCTCTGCTCCATCGCGGAAGAGGAAATCGAGAAACTGGTCTGGCACCTGGAGAGCCCGCTGGTCACCCTCCTGAACCTCCCTCTCTATCTTTTATCAAAACAAATCAGAGAGATGGGCTTCAAAGTCGTCTTGTCCGGAGACGGGGCGGACGAAATCCTGGGCGGATACGATTATTTCAAACTCTTAAAGCTCATGAACTTCATTGGCAGAAACGAGAGCGTCGGCCGCGCGAACCTTCTGCGCCGGGTCTTTCCCGGCATCACCTCGCCGCAGCAGGCCTGGATGCAGTATGTCGCCCTCAAAGGCTATCCTGTTGCGCATCCGGCACTGCCCTACAGATTCCAGGCCTTCCAGTTCAAGGGACAGCTCATGAGCGACGCCTTCGTGAATCGGCTGCTGCCCATCATCGGGGAACGGGATGAAGAACTGCCCACCGTTCCGGGCAACAGGCCCCTCATGGACCAGGCCCTGTACCTGGAGAGCAAGATGCGCCTGCCGAACCTGACCCTGCCCTTGGCCGATACCATGAGCATGGCCAACTCCGTCGAGTTGCGCTCGCCATTCATGGATCACCGGCTGGTGGAGTACGTATTTTCCCTGCCCAACCACCTCAAGATGCGCGGCCTCAATGAAAAGTACCTGCTCAAAAAGAGCTTTCGCACCTTCCTGCCCCCCGCCATCAGCCAACGCCGCAAGCAGCCCCTGGCCCCTCCGAGCAAATGGTTCGTGCGCATGTTCAGAGGCATGATCGGCGATGTCCTCTCCGCCGCCACCGTCCGCGACAAGGGCTATTTCAGACCCGAATTCACGGATCACATGCTGCGCGAGTTCGATTCGGACAGCCCCATGGACTACAGCGGGGTAATCATTGTCGCCCTCTTCGTGCATCTCTTCGACGACCTCTTCGTGTCTGCCAAAACCTCACGCGGTTGCTAA
- the fliS gene encoding flagellar export chaperone FliS has product MHKAANAYMQTQVTTTTPGHLVVMLYDGAITFLEQAKGEIQAKNFAKKGILISQALDIIAELDGSLNTDKGGEIAKNLHKLYMYCNTRLLQANLKMDTVLVDEVIGILSSFRSAFSEISKNPAYQAPPKAAAYYAR; this is encoded by the coding sequence GTGCACAAAGCCGCCAACGCCTACATGCAGACACAGGTCACCACCACAACCCCTGGTCACCTCGTGGTCATGCTTTACGACGGGGCCATCACCTTCCTGGAGCAGGCCAAGGGGGAAATTCAGGCGAAAAACTTCGCCAAGAAAGGCATCCTCATCTCCCAGGCTCTCGACATAATCGCGGAACTCGACGGTTCCCTGAATACGGACAAAGGCGGGGAAATCGCCAAGAACCTGCACAAGCTCTACATGTACTGCAACACGCGCCTTTTGCAGGCCAACCTCAAGATGGATACCGTGCTCGTGGACGAGGTGATCGGAATCCTGTCCTCTTTCAGGTCCGCCTTTTCGGAAATTTCCAAGAACCCGGCGTATCAGGCTCCTCCCAAAGCGGCCGCATATTACGCCAGATAG
- a CDS encoding flagellin: MSLIINHNLMAMNANRNLSAAYGNLSTSVSRLSSGLRITTAADDAAGLAIRELMRADIASLNQGVRNANDAISMIQTADGALGVIDEKLIRMKELATQAATGTYSSDQRLIIDSEYQQMASEITRIANATDFNGIYLLNGNLSATSTAVSSWASSHSGSGLASTGPLKIHFGTGNDSAEDYYYIAIGNATASALGVGLSSDTSKANGSHGVASAGASISTQQGAQEALAALNAAITSKDNIRANLGSLQNRLENTITNLQIQAENLQAAESRISDADIATEMTNFVRNQILTQSAVAMLSQANTLPQMALQLMQG, from the coding sequence ATGTCACTCATTATCAACCACAACCTGATGGCCATGAACGCGAACCGCAACCTGTCGGCCGCGTACGGCAACCTGTCAACATCCGTCAGCCGCCTGTCTTCGGGCCTGCGCATCACCACCGCCGCCGACGACGCGGCGGGCCTCGCCATTCGCGAGCTCATGCGTGCCGATATCGCGTCCCTGAACCAGGGTGTCAGAAACGCCAACGACGCCATCTCCATGATCCAGACCGCCGACGGCGCCCTTGGCGTCATCGACGAAAAGCTGATCCGCATGAAGGAACTGGCCACCCAGGCGGCCACCGGCACCTACAGCTCGGACCAGCGCCTGATCATCGACTCGGAGTACCAGCAGATGGCCTCGGAAATCACCCGAATCGCCAACGCCACGGACTTCAACGGCATTTACCTGCTGAACGGCAATCTTTCCGCCACCTCCACCGCTGTCTCCAGCTGGGCGAGCAGCCACAGTGGCAGCGGCCTGGCCTCGACGGGCCCGCTCAAGATCCACTTCGGCACGGGCAACGATTCCGCGGAAGACTACTACTACATCGCCATCGGCAACGCGACCGCCTCCGCTCTTGGCGTGGGCCTTTCTTCCGACACGAGCAAGGCGAACGGCTCGCACGGCGTGGCCTCCGCCGGTGCCAGCATCTCCACCCAGCAGGGTGCGCAGGAAGCCTTGGCAGCTCTCAACGCGGCCATCACCTCCAAGGATAACATCCGAGCCAATCTCGGCTCCTTGCAGAACCGTCTTGAGAACACCATCACCAACCTGCAGATCCAGGCAGAAAACCTGCAGGCTGCCGAGTCCCGGATCTCCGATGCCGACATCGCCACGGAAATGACCAACTTCGTGCGTAACCAGATCCTGACCCAGTCCGCCGTGGCCATGCTCTCCCAGGCCAACACCCTGCCGCAGATGGCTTTGCAGCTCATGCAGGGATAA